Genomic DNA from Acidobacteriota bacterium:
TTGGCGAGGGGCGAGTAGGAGGTCCATCCGGATTGCGCGGCTCCCCCGGGGACGAGAAAGCTGGCCAGCATCGTCACGCCGCCGAGGAAGAAGAACCAGTAGCTCGCCATGTTCAGCCTCGGGAACGCCATGTCCGGGGCTCCAATCTGGAGCGGCAGGACGAAGTTCCCGAATCCTCCGACGGCGAGCGGCACCACCCCGAGGAACACCATGATGGTGCCGTGCATCGCCCCCAGCTCGTTGTAGAACTCGGGGAGCATCGTCCCGCCCGGCATGCGCGCATCGCCGAGGAGCCCGCCGAGCAGCGGCAGCGCGGCGCCCGGGTACGCGAGCTGCCAGCGCAGGAGCATCATCAGCGAGAAGCCAAAGAGGAGGAACAGCAGGCCGGTGACGGCGTACTGGATGCCGATCACCTTGTGATCGGTGGAGAAGACGTACTTGCGCCAGAAGCCGGGCTCCTCGTGATGGGCCTCGTGCGCAACGTGCGGCGTGGGTGCGGCGACGCCTGCCGGCTCACTCATGGGGCTTCTCTCCGGACCGCTACTTCGCGGCGGGCGTGGCGAATTTGAAGTTCTGGGTCTTCGTGTCGTTGGCGCCAACCGTGACCGAGGCCGTCTGCGTCCCCAGCTTCTCGTGCCAGGCGGTGATCTCATAGGTGCCCGGGTCGAGGCCGGAGATCGTAAACTTCCCGTCCGTGCGCGTCACCGAGAAGAACGGATGGGTGAAGACGCCGACGTACGCGCTCATCCAGGGGTGCACGTCGCACTTGATCAGGAAGAGCGCCTCCGGCTTGTCGAACGTGGCGCTCGCCTCCTTGACCGTCGGCGGCATCGCCCGGTTGAAGGCCTTGTTGATCCTGGGAAGCGCGTGGACGTTGTGGAGGATGCCGTCGGAGTTGAAGATCCTGTAGGCCTGGCCGACCATGATCCCCATCACGTGCGGCACGTACACACAGCCTTTCTGATCGAGAGTCACGGGAGTCTTGGGAGCGGGCCAGGTCTTCCCTGCCGGGAGCCCCTTCGAGACCCAGACCATGATGTTCCCCATCGTGTTGCCGCTGCCGAGCACCAGCATCTCGTTCGCCACGGGCCCCGAATGCTTCTTGGCGCACGCGGGGTCGGCGTCCATGGCGAGCGGCCTGAGGGTGGGGGCTTTGCCCGCGAAGGTGACGGTTCCGGCGATGGATGATGCGGCGAGAGCCACTCCAGGCCACACCGCCGCTGTTACCAGCCCAGCCGCCAGGCACACCCGTGCCGTCCTGCGCACACTCCTTGGGTTCGTCATCGGAAACCTCACTCCTCCGTCATCGTCCCGGGCGGCTGCATTCCGCCCATGCGGGAATTGGGCCGAGACTCTACACCCGACGCGGGGATCCGGGCAACCCGCCTTCGCGCGGCCTCAGGCGTTCTCGAACGCGATCGATTCGGCGAGCCTCGGGTCGCCGAGCGGTACGAGCGCCTGCCGGCGCATGAGCCAGCTCGCCGCCGCCACGAAGCACCCGCCGACGGCGGCAAACGCGGCCACGTCCAGCGCCGAGGGACGGACCCCTTCTGGATGGAGCGTCGGCATGACCTGCCAGTAGAGGTCCACGAAGTGCATGGCGAGGAGCCACATTCCTCCCACGGCCAGGGTCCATCCCCTCCGCTTGACGGCGCGCCCCATCAGGTAAAAGAACGGAGCCCCGAAGTGTCCCGCCATGAGGAGGACCGAGACCATCTTCCAGGACCCCTCGATCCGCGTCTTGTACCAAATCGTCTCCTCCGGGAGGTTGGCGTACCACATGAGGAAGAACTGCGAGAAGGCGATGTAGGCCCAGAACGCCGTGAACGCGAAGAGGAGCTTTCCGATATCGTGCAGGTGCTCGGGGCTGATGACCGTGTCGAGCAGCCCCGCCCGGCGCATCGCCGCCGCCACGACCGAGAGCAGCGCGATGAACCCGACGAAGGAGCCCGCGAAGAAATAGACGCCAAAGATGGTCGAGTACCAGTGCGGCGTGAGCGACATGATCCAGTCAATCGAGGCGAAGGTCTGGGTCAGCGCGAGGACGATGATGGCGGGGCCGGCGAGGCGGCGCAGGCGGGCGGAGACCGCAGGATCCCCCGTCGCGTCCTGGCCGCGCGAGAGCCGGTAGTAGAGCAGGGCGATGAAGGACCAGCATCCGAAGTAGAGGGCTGCCCGGATCAGGAAGAACGGCACGTTGAGGAACGGCGCCTTCCAGCGAAGCAGCGCATCGTGCTCGGCTGCGCCGGGGGCGCTCCACGAGTAGAGATCGCGCAGGCCGAGGAGCAACGGGAGGAAGAGGGCCGCCATCACGGGGAGCGTCGCGAAGATCGTCTCCCCGATCCGTCGCAGCACGATCCCCCATCCTCCCTGGGCCGCGTACTGGATCAACACGAAGAACAGCGCGCCGAGCGCCAGGCTCAGGAAGAACAGGAACGACACGAGCCACGAGAAGAAGAACTGCTTCGGATTTGCCGCCCCCAGCATCGCGCAGGCCCCCACGCCGAGCAGGGCGCAGACCGCGCCGATCGCCGGAAGTCGGTTCCACGAGTGCCCCGGGGGGATCGTGGCCTGTTCGGGCCTGAGCGCCACGTGGTCGCGTTCGGAGGTCATCGTCCAACCGAGGGGCTTCGCCCCTCGGGCTCCCCTACACGCTCATTCGCTCGCCGCGTCGCCGGCTCGCTCCATTCGCGTGGCTCACTCGCGTGCGCTCGTTCGCGCGTCGGATTGGTCATTCAGGACTCCAGGAGCTCGACGCTTCGTGCGCCCAGCGACTCCAGCAGTTTCCGCGTAGCCGCCGGATCGAACCGGGGATCCCACGATTCGATCGAGATGAAGAAGGCGTCGTCGGTGACGCGCTCGAAGACCTTGGATCGGAAGAGCGGATGGTGGTGCATGGGGAGCCGGTTCAGGCCGAGCATGCCGAGGACGGCGCCGAGCGCGGCGAAGAGGATTCCCACCTCGAACGCGATCGGAACGAAGGCGGGCCAGGCGAAGTACGGTTTGCCGCTGATGACAAGCGGGTAGGCGGCGGCGTGGACCCACCACTGCAGGATGAAGCCGAGCGCGGCCCCCGTCAGTCCCGTGCCGAGCACGATCCAGGGAAGCGGGGAGCGCCGGAGCCCCATCGCTCCCTCGATGCCGTGGACGGGGAACGGCGTGTGCGCGTCCCAGCGCGTGAAGCCCGCGTCACGCACCCGCTCGCACGCGTGATAGAGGTCCGCCGGCGTCCCGAACTCGGCGAGGATGCCGAAGTACGGCCCCTTGGGGAGCTGGTTGACCAGCAGCCTTGGCCTGAGCGAGCGAAGCGAGGGCATCAGGCGGCTCCCTCGGGAGTGGGCTCGTGCGCGCCGTGGGCCGGAAGCTGAGCACGGTGGTCCCTGATCTCGCGCTCGGGGCCGCGCTGCCAATGCGGATCGGCCTGCGGCAGGACGGTCTTGACCTCGGCGGTTGCCACCATCGGAAGAAAGCGCACGAACAGGCAGAACAGCGTAAAGAACAGCCCGAAGCTCCCGACCAGGCACGCCACGTCCCAGATCGTGGGAGTGAAGTAGCCCCAGGCCGACGGGAGGAAGTCACGGTGCAGGGACGTCACGATGATCACGAACCGCTCGAACCACATGCCGATGTTGATGACGATCGACAGCGCGAACAGGACCGGGATGCTCGTGCGCGCCCGCCTGGACCAGAAGATCTGAGGGCTGATCACGTTGCAGGCGACCATGATCCAGTAGGCCCAGGCGTACGGTCCGAGCGCGCGGTTCATGAACGTGAAGAACTCGTACGGGTTGCCGCTGTACCAGGAGGTGAAGAACTCCGTGGCGTAGGCGTAGCCGACCATCGACCCGGTCACGAGCATGATCTTCGCCATGTAGTCGAAGTGCCGAAGGGTGATGATGTGCTCGAGACCGAACGCCTTGCGGCAGATCACCATGAGCGTCAGCACCATGGCGAACCCGGAGAAGATCGCGCCCGCGACGAAGTAGGGCGGGAAGATCGTCGTATGCCACCCGGGGAGGAGGGAGACCGCGAAATCCATCGAGACGACCGAATGAACCGAGAGGACGAGCGGCGTCGCGAGGGCTGCGAGGACGAGATAGGCGGATTCGTAATGGTGCCATGGCCGCACGGAGCCCCGCCATCCCAGGGCGAAGAAGCCGTAGGCGAGCTTGCGCGCGCGGCTTTTCGCCCGATCGCGCGGCGTCGCCAGGTCCGGGATCAAGCCGACGTACCAGAACAGGACCGAGACGGTTCCGTACACGCTGACCGCAAACACGTCCCAGAGAAGCGGGCTCCTGAAGTTGGGCCACATGCCCATCTGGTTCGGCACCGGGAACATCCAGTAGGCGACCCAGACGCGTCCCACGTGGATCCCCGGGAACGTCATGGCGCAGATGACCGCGAAGATGGTCATCGCCTCGGCCGCGCGGTTGATCGACGTGCGCCATTTCTGCCGGAAGAGGAAGAGGATCGCCGAGATGAGCGTCCCGGCGTGCCCGATGCCGACCCAGAACACGAAGTTCGTGATGTCCCACGCCCAGCCGACGGGAACGTTGAGTCCCCAGATGCCGATCCCCTCCCAGAAGAGCCACGAGACGGCGACGCCCAGAAGGCCGAGGAGCGCGAGCGAAGGGAGGAAGAAGAGCCACCACCCGATCGGTGCCGGCCGCTCGACCGGCGCCGCGACGACCTCGGTGATGGAATGGAAATCGGGCGAGCGCAGGATGAGCGTGGGACGGCCCGCGACGGGGTTGTCGAGCAGTTCTGCTTCGGTCTGGGCCACGCCTGTCCCCCGACTGCCAGCGTGAAAAACGGCTGGCTGAATTATCGCGCATCCGCCTCCGCGCGTGACGCGCGTCAGGCGCGCACAGGCGCGACCGTGAGACCGATCTGCCCGAGCAGCGGCTCGAGGTCGTCGCCCGACGCGGGCATGCAGGCGAGGATCCTCGCCGCGTTCTGCCGGATCCACGGATCCGCCCCCGGAAGCGCGCGCACCGTCGCACCGGCCGGGGTGAAGGCGTCGAGGAGCCATTGCCACGCCTCGTGCGTCCCTGTCCCGAACTCCTGGAGAAGGGAAGGCGCTCCCCCCTCGTGCTCGATCCGCGAGATGCGCGCCGCCAGCTCGCACGCTTCGACCAGCCCCGAGTTCATGCTGTGCACGCCGACCGGAGCCGCCTGGTGCGCGGCGTCGCCGGCGAGCCAGACGCGTCCATGGCCGAAGCTCCGCGTCAGGCGCCGCTCGAACAGGCCGAGGGTCGACCAGTAAATCCGGGTCGGTCGCGCCGTGCACCAGGGAGCCCTCTCGGCGATCAGCCGCTCGAGCCGCTCCATCGATGTCGCGTGTTCCGAAGCGTCACCTATCTGGAATCCCCAGCGGCATCGGCCCTCCTCGAGGGGCCAGTACACGCTCGTCAGGCCCGGATCGAGGATGACGCGCACTTCCGCGGGAAGCTCCCCCGCGGCCTCGATCTCGTAGACGGAGAAGATCTCGGCCGCGCCATGCTCCTCCATCTCGATGCCGGACATCCGCCGCACGGCCGAGTCGTACCCGTCGGCGCCGATCACGTAGGCCGGCCGGATCGTCTCGCTTCCTACGACGACCCACTCGCTTCGCGCGACGGGGTAGCCGGTCGCGACCTGGTCGAGCTTCGCCACCTCCGCCCGAACGCCGCCGCCGTCCGCGGCGAGGGATTGGAGCCGGTGTCCCCAGAGGACCTTGAGCTTCTTCTTGCGGAGCGCCTCCTCGGCGGCCCTCTCCAGCAGGCTTTGGCGGACGAGGAGGAGATAGGGATGTTTGGAAGCGAGAGCTGAATAGTCGATCTCGGCGTGCCGCTCGCGTCCCTCGTAGTAGGCGACGGTCGTCAGCTTCCGCCCCGCGCCGATCAGCCCTTCGGAGAGTCCGGCCTCGTCCAGAATCCGGAGCGTGCGCGGATGGATCGCAAGGGCGTAGCTGTGCTGGGTCGTCCGCTGGTGCATGTCGACGATCGCCACGCGGACCCCGCCCTGCTGGAGGAACAGGGCGGCGGCGAGACCGACCGGGCCGGCGCCGACGATGAGGACCTCAGGATCGGGCGTCATCAATCCGTGCAACGCGGCCGCCCCACCAGATCGACGAACTCCTGCGGGCAGTCCGAGTCGAACGCGACCACGAAGTCCTGGTCCCGCTCGGGTCGAGGTCGACGGAGGGGCCGCGTCGGGGCGGCGCACCGGTGCCCTCTGGGAGGGTGCTCCATGCTCATATGGGTCGCGGCCAGCGGCTGAAGGTCGCGCGAACACCGTGCCTGGACGCGGTCGCACTCGACCTCGCCAGCCACAAGAAGGGGCAACGTATGATCCTGCCCATCAGTTGTCAAGGTGTAGTGGTCACTGACGAGAGCGATAGGATTGCGAAGGCGGGCGCCGGCGGCCGGCGCGTGCGTGCGGCCACGGAACGCTGAGAATTCGCTGGAATCGCGGGGCGGCGAGTGGCACACTGCCGAAACGCTGCGTCGGAGCCTTGGACATCCGGGAGGCCCGCCCCATGAACTTCGCCCTGGTCGACCTCGTCGTCGTCACCGCCGCGGTTGTGTGCGCAGGCGTTGGTTTCACCGTGTGGAGGTTCAGGGCACGCACGCCGCACGATGATGCCACGACGACGCTGTTGATGCGCTTCTTCAACGGCAAGGCGTGCGCGATCTGCAAGCAGCCGATTCCCCCGGTGCACCGGATGGGATCGAAGCCCGGCCTCCTGAATCCCAAGACACACGAAACCCATTCGTGGGAAGAGATTCCGGATGTCGATCTGTCGAAGGCCCTCGAGACCGAGCTGCCCGTGTGCTTCGCGTGCGAGGTCGCCGAATCGTTCCGGCAGCGCTTCCCGAATCTCGTCGTCGACGGCGACCGATCGCTTCAGGACGCGCAGCCGCAGGACCGGCTCCGTACCAGTTCGTGAACGACGGCGTTCTGCAGTCTTTCAATCGCCCGCGGGATTCGCCCTGCCCCTTTATCGCCCAATAAAAAGAATCCATTGGACGGCGGACTCCCGACGCCCTATCGTCCGCGAATGCATCAAACCCGTCGGGACCTGCTGCAGCAGGGTGCGTGTGCCTTGCTGGGCGCCGGACTGATCTCCCGTATCGACACCGTCGCGGCGATGCAGCCCTCGCCGCCGGCGGCCACAAATGCCTCGCCGACGCTCAAGGACTTCCTCGACCGCCAGGCGACGCGACAGAGCGAAGCCCTCTTCGTCAAGCCAACCCCCGGCGAGGAAGGCCCGCCGGCGCCGGCCGCGTACGACCGGCTGCCGCTCGAGTGGAACAAGAAAACCGTGCAGCGGTTCAAGAGCGCGCTCGCCGAGCGCGGCATCGACGCGTTCCTGGTGCGCAACCCGCTGAACATCATGTACCTCACCGGGTACATGCACACGGTGACCGAGCGGCCGCAGGCCGTCTTCATGAACAAGGGGCAGGCCGACCCCTGGTTCTTCTACCCGTCGC
This window encodes:
- the nrfD gene encoding polysulfide reductase NrfD produces the protein MAPRRLHPGRCDGARASGGGSVDPAERGEDPRLHARVGRRPRAAARADRSHGRACARLTRVTRGGGCAIIQPAVFHAGSRGTGVAQTEAELLDNPVAGRPTLILRSPDFHSITEVVAAPVERPAPIGWWLFFLPSLALLGLLGVAVSWLFWEGIGIWGLNVPVGWAWDITNFVFWVGIGHAGTLISAILFLFRQKWRTSINRAAEAMTIFAVICAMTFPGIHVGRVWVAYWMFPVPNQMGMWPNFRSPLLWDVFAVSVYGTVSVLFWYVGLIPDLATPRDRAKSRARKLAYGFFALGWRGSVRPWHHYESAYLVLAALATPLVLSVHSVVSMDFAVSLLPGWHTTIFPPYFVAGAIFSGFAMVLTLMVICRKAFGLEHIITLRHFDYMAKIMLVTGSMVGYAYATEFFTSWYSGNPYEFFTFMNRALGPYAWAYWIMVACNVISPQIFWSRRARTSIPVLFALSIVINIGMWFERFVIIVTSLHRDFLPSAWGYFTPTIWDVACLVGSFGLFFTLFCLFVRFLPMVATAEVKTVLPQADPHWQRGPEREIRDHRAQLPAHGAHEPTPEGAA
- a CDS encoding quinol:cytochrome C oxidoreductase — protein: MTSERDHVALRPEQATIPPGHSWNRLPAIGAVCALLGVGACAMLGAANPKQFFFSWLVSFLFFLSLALGALFFVLIQYAAQGGWGIVLRRIGETIFATLPVMAALFLPLLLGLRDLYSWSAPGAAEHDALLRWKAPFLNVPFFLIRAALYFGCWSFIALLYYRLSRGQDATGDPAVSARLRRLAGPAIIVLALTQTFASIDWIMSLTPHWYSTIFGVYFFAGSFVGFIALLSVVAAAMRRAGLLDTVISPEHLHDIGKLLFAFTAFWAYIAFSQFFLMWYANLPEETIWYKTRIEGSWKMVSVLLMAGHFGAPFFYLMGRAVKRRGWTLAVGGMWLLAMHFVDLYWQVMPTLHPEGVRPSALDVAAFAAVGGCFVAAASWLMRRQALVPLGDPRLAESIAFENA
- a CDS encoding carboxypeptidase regulatory-like domain-containing protein, whose protein sequence is MALAASSIAGTVTFAGKAPTLRPLAMDADPACAKKHSGPVANEMLVLGSGNTMGNIMVWVSKGLPAGKTWPAPKTPVTLDQKGCVYVPHVMGIMVGQAYRIFNSDGILHNVHALPRINKAFNRAMPPTVKEASATFDKPEALFLIKCDVHPWMSAYVGVFTHPFFSVTRTDGKFTISGLDPGTYEITAWHEKLGTQTASVTVGANDTKTQNFKFATPAAK
- a CDS encoding DUF3341 domain-containing protein, translated to MPSLRSLRPRLLVNQLPKGPYFGILAEFGTPADLYHACERVRDAGFTRWDAHTPFPVHGIEGAMGLRRSPLPWIVLGTGLTGAALGFILQWWVHAAAYPLVISGKPYFAWPAFVPIAFEVGILFAALGAVLGMLGLNRLPMHHHPLFRSKVFERVTDDAFFISIESWDPRFDPAATRKLLESLGARSVELLES